ATGaaggaaaaataattaaaagagaataacaaaataaaatcttcACCACAACCATTCTAAAAATattgttaaataattattaaatattaaaataaatagaacTGTTGATAGTATTAATCATTCctatttaaaaatatgagagaaagagagggaaaCTAAACTActataaaaatcatttttttaattagtagttatttattttatttttagcgATAGTAAAAATAgctattaatatatttatcaataattagacattacttattttatattttgttgttaaaaaattttaatagtaaTTGTATAATTGTGTGAAAGGCCTTTTTAATGATAGTAAAAAATATACCATTGTCATTGTAACATATAGTAATAATGACAAATATATAATTACCAAATAAGACATATAGTGGTCATTATGTTATTGTCATTAAAAATTTAccattaaaaatgatttttgttATAGTTTTGATACATTCTTTTACAATACtgtttattttaaaaacttaaactaataaaaaaaacacatgaatgattatatttttaatatacttttcgtacaaaattttttgttaaatttgtataagttttttttttcagattgtctttttctttttatgtaACAACAATTGAATTACTCTAAATTTTtaagtcaaaaaaattttaatattatattataaaattattttttttaaataatttaaactaataaaaaaatatatgaaaatataaataCTTTATTATCTTAGATAAATTTTGTATATACTAGGGACACCACTACTACCAATCCTTCGAAGTAATGAAAAGTAGAGGTGTCAATTTAATTAGCCCTAAGCTTTAAGGTTGAGCTTTAACCCCATAAAGACTCTATCTTTTAAGATCAAATTAGCTGAAAAAAATTCATATCGAGAATAGATTCAAAATAGttcgaaaaagaggaaaagatATTTCACTATATTATAATATGTACTATATGAATCTATAAATTAATTAACGAGACATATATTTGTCTTCACTTTTGTTATCTAAGATTCTTTGTAATCGAAATATATATTCACTTTTAGTCTATAATTCAGCATAGtaagaatatttatttttcactttTAGAGCTAAATCTAACGTGTCTCTACTACTTATTATATGCCGTTTAATGTCTTTCATGAATaaaaatgtatttatttttaataaaaaagtaaataaataaataaaaaaggaaagtATGTAATGGGAATGAAAGAAGACCGTGAGATGAGCTTGATAGCTAGCGATCAAGTCCGGCAAGAATTGTTGCAGTTGTTGGATGAGGCTGCTGGAGTTGCTTACATTGAACATCAAGAATTCATTTATGTCATTGCTTCCCACACTTATAAGGATTAGAGATTTGTTGATTATACCTTTTGCGGCACTTTCATTTAGATACCGTGTCATATTGTCGCCAACTCTTGAGAATTGTTCAATTTGTTCTTCCATGGATATAACCCTCCCCTGCATGTTTCCATCCATATATTCAtgttttagtttttgaaaaacattattCATACACCAAATACTCTTAGCATCTGTGTAAAAATACATTACTAATTAATtgtgtatttaaattattttttaattgacaAAAAATGTATGTTTAGTCATTAAGGAAATATTGATATCAAAATCGTATTGCATGTTAATCAACCAATTAagatctattttttattatttattaaactATCAATGTTCAAAGGGGAGTACTAGATAAACAATAGCCATCTTGAACAATATGAATAACGactaatcaaataaaaacaTACTACATCTCTAAATTAAtcatctaaattttaatattaaaataatcatctgTATACCTAGTAAAATAAACATTCGATATATTTattgttcacattatttaatattttcattgtctacctatactttttcaTGTTCAAATAACCAATATTAGTGAACTATATTAACATTATATCTAAGTCGTGTTTGAAGTGTAAATGAACTTGAGAAAAGAATATCTTGTTAAATAATGTGTGTATAGTACTTCATATAGCATGtcatattttatttaacatGACACATTGACAAAATATTAAACTTTTATTGTTGAGTTATATATACTAAATTAACTACTTACCTAATGCAACCTATTAAGGAATTAAATTGTCTAAGTTAAACGGAGGGAGATAGAGAGAGATATACAAAGCGTTTTTTTCCAGTGTGGTGGAGAATCCCTGCTCCTCCTCCAGCAAAATTGACTCCCTTAAGGATTTGGGTGTTGAAATCTTCTGTATCATTTTGTACAAGATACAGAAATGGCGGTGGACTCTCCTTGAATCCTAGTAATTGCACTGACCATGACCCAGAAAACAAACACTATTAtagattaattaattattagaatAACATGTATATTATTACGATCCATCTATATATCATATCATGCATTAAAATATTAATGCTTGAATTGCACTACAAAAAAATGCCAAATAGCAGCGATTTATTTAGAAATTGTATAAAAAATTGACCAGCAATGGTTTATCAACCGTGGTCCTTTAGGATATGAGGATTAGTTTTTGTAGCGATTTCTAATAACCGCTGGTATAATCGTACTAATTCAGTATATTGCGTTAGATTATCCATTAAATTATCTAACTCAGTATTATTGGTTTCATCGGAATTGAATAATCACTACAACAAAAACAGTGGATGCATGATGCCAATTATATACATATGTATGCAGCTGTTGTTCCCTGCTGGTCTTTCTTTCGCGGCTTATAACCGCCACGATATGAAgagttaatatttaataaacatttaaaaaaagTTGCAGCTTTTGAACTGTTGTGATTTTACTTTGTAGTTTTAAATAtgaaaggaaattaaaatgtaAGTATAACGCAAATTAAAGAGTATATATGTAATATAATTTAGCttgaataattataaaattatttttaattagtgtTAATACACAAACGTTattcaaacaaattaaataatgataataataagtAGCATGATTattcttaattaataataataataagtttaCCAATGCAATCAGCAGTGTTATAACCATTGCTAAACCTTCCAGTAGGCTTGGAGTGAGAAGGAGAATAATCAATCCCATAAAATGGCATATCAGCCTTTGACTTTGTATCATTCAAGAAATTGTTGGTACCAACATCAAAAGTTGAGTCCCCAAATATGTAAACTGCAGGCACTGCTGGATCTCTATACCCCACCACATTCAATAATAATCTCGACCCAACAACCATGGCTTCAGCAGCTAGgaaaataataattaacatATTCTTCATTATTCTTCTCATGATCGCCATATATATAAaactttaattttgaaaatgtatatgtatatatgtgctTTATGATATGTTTATGTGATTGTAAATTAATGGATAGGTTTGATAATTCGGCTCCGAAATATAATAACTACGATTTGGACAAACATGCAAGTTATGTCACCACTGGCTTTTAGTGCGAACATTTCTAGCTGTAAATATTCCAAAGTAATCCATTTGGTTGGTGCTTCAATTTTTTGTATGTGTTATTGTTAAGTTTATTCAttcattaatttaaataatttaattactaaTAATGCAAAGAATAATACAAGAGTTCTCTACataaaaagtatataatttACGTTTATATTTACTAAAAATTTGTACATACGAATTAATACCGtttatattcatattttttagagttatacacataaattaataaaatttatttattaaaaataatttaatatttatactaatcaaataataataaaaaatattaaaaatgactGGTTTCACAAGATTTTTTAATGCAAATCTAATAAAAATTATGCTagctaaaatatatttatattgtaTTATCTCAAATACTAAACACATAATACGTGAGAATTGAGATACGaatctaatttaattaattttttgtttgacaTTAGCACTTTTATCGAATGCAAACCTTCATAAAATTTACTAACTCCGATGATATAGATAAACTTGTTCCCCTTTTTGTTGGTTTGTGCTCTGCAAAAATAATCCAAGAGATAAATGCCGTCATTGTTTTTTCTTGACTTGGATTAAAACTCCTAACAATGATATCGTTGGATATTAGTGgctaaaacaaaaataatcattttaaaaataaattaataaaagtgGTTATCAGAAAGAAAGAGGCAAGCTAGCTAGTTTCTaagcaaaattaaataaaataaagaaaagaaattttAGATAAATAACTAGCcttgataattattattatatatactaaAGGTAGGAAagaatattttttgaaattgttatgcagaaaatttataaattataatacatatatataatttaactcaaaaatattatttatataccaaaattaattattaatatatttatatatataatatttaatttgttttaatatatatttatattttaatatatattttatgttaataattaattttaatatacacctAACATAATTGAACTTAATTTTACATGATAATCAGGTATAATTATTTGTGTAACATTTTAAACAAAGAATGATGGTTGGCAAACCATTTCTTGAAGGTTATATTCACATAAGATTCTTCTTGGTATTTTTTAACATCCTTTATGTGATATAATAACAAATCCAGCAAGCACCATAGTAATTATAAAACAAGTAAAAACTATTAAACTAATTCGacaattattaaaaattgaattagtttgataataaaattatttaaaatgagTAATTCATGTGTTggataattttgttaaatattttgaataattttattaaattaatttaatctttaataagaatcaaataaatttatatatttttataataaaaaaagagatttAGTATATCCTTAATAAAAAACACAGGGaatagaaggagaaaaagaagtgaCGTCATCACATTATTTATGCAAGCGGGGCTTTCTTTCTGTTTAGTACTTTAGTTTAGTACTTTAGTGCAACCCAAGAAtagatttcaaaaaaaaaactttgTGTTTAGtaatttagttttcttgttatttttactattggtattatattatttatatattaaaattagtcactaatatatttatatatataaattaatatatatgttatttaatttatttttaatgtaaatttatattttaatatgtattttatattaataattaattttgataattggTTTTAATATACACTTAATATAATTACTAATATATAAAGTAAGTAAGGCATATGCTATGAATATTCTGTAATTCATACTTAGCATTCACACACACTCAAAATTTATTGATTCAATATTCTGcagaatattttatttgaatacaattaaaataaataatcatttttaatatatcAACCAAGAATATTTTATAAACATGAAGTCATCAGCAACTAAAATAATCAAAAGGCTTTATAACattataatcaatttttttatggCCTATATATGAAGCATGGTGGTGGTGACCTAAAATGTGATGGCGTCCATAGTTAAATTAAAAGTAACGTTAGCTGACAATGAAATCAATTAATTTAGGCTAGTCGTTAGTTAGTTCGTTTATTTAAACAGTTGTCTGAAAATTCTAATTCTATTTTACGTatacaataatttattaattaacgATAAATCTTTAAATATAATTTGGATTCGTAACGAAGTAAGGAAATGATCCATGCTTAGATCCATGGCCATGAACATAACTAACGTACTCATACTCATCATCAATAATTTTATGCATATATACATCTTAGCTCACAGGCTTAATAACTATGAATGGAATAACATTGAATGTGCTTCGGTTGGGTCACTAAACTTCCAATTTATATTACAcaagaaaaagacaaatatgCATGCAATCCATTAATTGATTTATGtatttatagtatttttattttttataattttataaaaaagaaaataataaaaaattattttaattcagTATTGATAATATGATGATTTGGTTCTGAATAAACTAGAGGATGAAGTTTTTTTATAGAGCATGTTCTTTATACAATATTATATGTTTGTTTGATCCATTCCAAAAATAGAtagaattaagaaaaaatattattattttttaatgtatctTTCTTGTTATCTTTATCATTATTGTTTATTGCATCAGTTTGAAAAATTAGTCTGCAGACTCTATCAGCACAAAGTACTGCAGCAAAATGCTAATACTAGAGACATGAGAGACAAGAGAAAAATAATGTTTATGTTGTGAACATTTAGAATTTCCATTTGGGTATCTCTACCCTTATGGTTTAACTTCTTTGTtatgttatttttctcttttagcACCCattatcattttctttttctttggttGTCACAATGCAAGTTAGAAAAGCATATCTGAATATTATTTagttaaacatattttttattaggaACAAGTATGACAAAAGGTAGTAGAACCAAACATACCAAGTACTATATGTCTATATGACATTCTCACTTCTCAGTATCTCTTTCTGTAAGACAAAATATATCATTATgtatacaaaaataattaataaaaagctAGATTGCTCTCAGGTTTTTTGGTTTAGAACTGTGACTTCTTGAATTTTAGTGCATCAAAGCGAGCTGCAAGTTCGTCGTAATCTGGCAATTTCGGATGGACACGGACACTGCTGTCTTGTTTAAGGAAAGACGAAGGAACAGATGGTGGCGGCCTCTTAGGTGGCAGAGTTGAAGGAGGTTCTTCCACTTCAATCTCTTCATCGCAGTCGGATTCATCAAACTTAATATCTGAATGTCCTGCAGAAGTTGGATGGTAGCTGTGCCTCTTATAATCATTTCCACTACCATACATTTCAGTAGGCGATGAATAATCTTCATCTTTCTTATGTTCAGACCTCGGTAAGCTCCTTGACCTGTACATTTTCTCCtcaattgttgattgatgaaCCATGTTATTTGAGTTATCCAACTTGTTATTGTAAACATATGGTTGAGGAGCTTCATTGTTATGGTCTTTCATAGCCATGTAAGCAGCAACTTCGGCCGCGGCAATTGCTTTCTTAGCTGATTCAGCAGCTGCCTCAGCAGCAGCCTTAGAATCCTCAAAATGCATGTCACCACTGCCTCTTTCACCACCTGAGAATCTgaaaaaatagcagaaaatcTTATTAGAAAACAATATGTCAAAAAAATGATCttataaatataaatggcaGGATAGAGTTCGGTTTTCACCTAGTAATTAGCTTGTTTGATTCAGATGACACATTTGTTGTAGGTATGACTGTTGGAAAGCTGCTTGCACTAACAAAAGTTTTTGGCCCTTCCTATAGACACAAAAAGTAGTCAAATTGGCGatgaaaatttgatttgataaacATAACTCAGACaaatgaaaaatcaagagaCAGAACTTATTACTATGAGCTCTTCTGGAGGCTTTAGAAGTTCCTTTTCAGACTCTGCAGTATCCCATTCTACTTGATGCTCTTTAGCTATTTCCTTTAATACTTTCAACTTTAATTCGCCGGGAGGTGTTCGCACTGAGAGCTTGTCGATTAACTAAAAGATACAGATACAGCAATTCAAAAGCACAAAGGTCAGTAGTGAATTAATGTACATAAGTTATCCGAAGAATACAGATGAATGCAGTAAGTAAAGTTCTACCTGACGATTTACGCCACAGCTAGGTCTAAGATCGGTAGCTGCCGACACGAAATCCTTCCCGTATTTCTTCTCAAAGATATTCTTGAGCGAGACAAGTTCCGGAATTTCGGAGCACCTTGGGGCTGCAAATATTAAACTAGCAATTCCTTCTTTCAAATCTGTTGGACAGTCCCTGAAAATAATTCCGAACTAGCATTACGATTTCGACATTCAAGTAGGTTAATACTATTGAGAAGACAACAAAAAAAAGGTACTCATATATATACTTCACCTTTGCTTTGAAATGATTGAGAGTCTGGAAACTACTAATTCACAGAAGAGCTCAATGAACTCATTTGCAGCCAAAATATTTTGCTCTCTCATCACATGCTCAACCTACAAATTCACAACAATGACATTAGAACCCTAACTTAAATAATGCCATCTGAGAATGCAAATTCATCAAGAAACATCAAAACTACTTTCATTAATGAGTAATGCAATCCACAAGTGGCAGCTATATGCTAACTGTTAATAACTGTGTATCATTGGAAATGAATCGAAACAAAGTATCTAAGCTAGTTACTGTCTAATTATGGATCAAAGCATCTTTaagattgaaaatttttcacTAAATCTCGAATTTCTCATGGTAAGAGTCACACAATTACtgaatataattaatttctgTAATCACATAATAATTGCACTAAAACCTAATCgctatctaaaattaaaaaaaaaaaacagaggaAGCAAGAACTGAATGTACTCTAATGCGAGCAGTGGCATCTTGACCGGAGTGGAGGAGCATGGCAATGTCGCGCCTCATCTGCCTGACGACAACCTCCCGCTTGTTACGGAGGAGCTTGATTCTGGCGACCGCCATCTTGGCCGCCGTCTTGCATTTGGAGGTGTTGAAGCCTAAGCCAAGGAGGGCGAGCGTGAGCTTCATCGCCCTTTTGGCGCGTGAGGTTGCACCTGTTATTCCAGTAGTCGTCATGGTAACTGCTCAAGACTCAATGCGTGAACTATGCTTTGGAGGTTTAAGGAGAAGGAAGTGAGCAATGAGAAATGTAACGGTACGCTGAAATagtcttttctatttttttatgcgataaaaatttttaaagatagaaacttatattaaattaataaaggGAAAATATGTGaaattgtttgttttttttgtgGGAAAATGTAGCCGTTATGGGAATAATGGATTGGATTATTGATGATTGTGTTACTGGCTAGTTTCTATGTAGGATGGAATCCTATGCTAATGCTACCCACCGTGTAGATTTGTGGAATCACTCAATGAGTCTCTATCTGTGTGCCACGTTTTCTATCTAGGGATTCGTGAACCTTATTGACTAAGTTTGAGTTAAGCTTCTTCTAAGATCTAGGAGTTATATTGATTTAATTTCTGAGATATTAATGGCTATAATACACCATGTCTTTTGTGTATTTATTGTTGTCTAAACTCAAAACTTATGATCTAACTTTTGTCATGTTAGACATAGCCAAACCACGTTATATTAAGCTTTACACACACAAATCTCTTCTATAAATCAAACAAGTAAAAGAGTACGTGATTTGATACTTCAAAATAATATGAAATTTTAGTATTCTTTAATTGAGTATTTGTGATGACATTTTGCTTGTTACAAAGTGTTTATAAACAAGTGTGGAGGTTGTCAATCTCACACATATTAAAGTGAGGCTTAATTCTACTAAGCTTGTACTTCACCATCAAATATGATAATCTATAATTGTTgcttatataaatatttatgtgaatggaaaaaataattaaaaagtaaaatatattagaattgtttaaatagtaaatcACAAAATTACTTTATAGTAATAATTATTCTCTTTCATTATTTTACAACTATTTATTCTTGTATGTGTTAATTTAAGAATTcgattgaaaaaaatatatatcaataataaattaatttacaaAATGAACAACCATggaaattttttagaaaatacaTATTTCTTTGGCAACGAAAAtgaaatagtattttttttatgtataataaaaaaagaaaaaaatatatatatatatattatatgaatataaaagatatttatttaccacaatataaaagatatttaatattaattatgtttGGGCTGAACTTGATCCAAAATATTTCTTGGGCCACCAACTTAATAGCTGATGATTCTTGACAGGTTAACGAAACAAAGCCTAAGGCCCAAATATAATATCCATGCAATCCAAATTAACAAACCACGAATTAGTTGTCTATGTAGCAATTCATTTACCAACAACAAATTCTTAAATGAAATTTAGATGAGTGACATATTAATTTTTGGTCTGATGGATAAGGGGATACGatagaaaaccaaaaataataataattaaccacAAAACCAAATTGGGATAGTTTATTAGTTAGTTCACTAGTTTACTTAAATAAGTGTCGGAAGTTTGAATTCTATCTTATGCACACAACAACTCATTGACAAACAACAAATCCTTAAATAAAGCTCTGATTCGCGACGGATATACTCGACTTGAGGATACtgtataaaacaaaaaaaataaaattaaccaCCCACAAATCCTATTTGCTTTATTATttcacatttttatttaataaatacttataacaataacaaatttaaaattagttaagaTTATAAGTTATATATCAAATATCTCTAAATTGTCATTATATATAGTAGATTTTGTGGGGAATACCATGTGTAATacaaagaacaaaaaataaaataataatatatagcATACTCTTGTAccgttaaaaaataaagatcCATACTGCAGCCGGCACCAACTTATTAAATcacatatttataatttttgtatCAGATTCATGTTCTTGCCAGTTAGGCTTTAGACGTAGTTGAAATTATCTGTTTACAGTTAAGAGATGATACACAGTTACACACAATAAATATGATATTCTGCTATCACATTCTGATATTAACTCTCATCACTTTCATTCCAATATGTTTTTGTAAATTATTCAACACGAGTTACCAGACTACtgataattattaattgatcaattaataataataataataataataataataataataataataataataataataataataagtctGTGAACTATGGTTAGGTGACCAGTATCGCTACCTCACCAACTTTGGGTAATGCCCATGACTCATATAAATCATAGTTTTCTACAGCATTTTtattagagaaaatataaaatagatcTTTAACCATTTTTTGTTTGAAGATATAATAAgtctttaattaaaattaaataattataattttttattattaaaagaatGAAACACATAAGAAATCTATGAATATTTAATTTGAAtcattgcattttttttttgccaaaatAAAATAGCCAATGATCTATTGTCcgtttttctttaatttaatttattatagcCCATAAATTTTGTGGCAGGTCAGAATATGACACACTCTGTTATGTGTAGTACATTGTTATTAGTTTAAGACACTTTTACCAAATGTATTATTAAAGATTCATTAGCCAAAATATTCAAGTAAAGTGAAAGGCGCTTTATAAAGTAAAGTGAAAAGCACTtgtaaatttctttttcaaattattattattatttggtttACATACATGGAAAAAAGGGCTAGGAAAGATCACAATATTTGAGTGAACAAAACTTTGATTAACAAGCAGAGTATACAATATTGCTTCatcattaatggcacctaacaACTACATATGTATCTATACATCtggaaaaatataataatatgttCAAGCAAACCTCCAAATATGCATAACTATATACTATACATgcctaaaattaaaaatatattatgcTCAAGGAGAAATTATATTAAGAAAAGACACTCTAGTATTAATCAAATGCTTAAACAAGCACTCTAACCCTTCTTCAATCCCTTGAATTCCTAATACCAAAGCTTCAAGGCTTCTATTTGTAGATTGAATCCTCTCACCCACTTCTTCTTTGTTCAAATTCTCCATAATAGTAAGTTCCAAGTTGCAAAGTGATAGATCCACTTTTTCAAGAGCATTAACATTCtcttgttgattgttgttgcaAGAAATAAGAACACCCTTATGCACCAATCTTGACACAAATGCCCATTTAGTAGGCTTTGATTTCAAGATTGATGAAGAAAGGAGCACAAAAAGTGATTGGAAAATTGAGCTTGTGATCAAACTTGATTCTCTAAGAACTCTTACCAATGCACAAAGATGGTTATCATCAAGAtccaaaggaggaggaggaaatgGCCCATCATCAATTTGCTTCAAAAAAAGCAAATTTTTTGTGCATTCTTTTCTAATGTTCCTTCTAAGGCTCCAATATGAAGAGATGTATCCTTCAATGTCAAGATTTCCAATCTTTCTCCTCCTAAGTGAAGATTGAAGATCTTCAACACTTGATTTCATCAACATGATGGAATCCCTTGTTTTTCCCAATAGATCAAGGAACCTTAAGGGGCAATCCAAGAACTCATTGACCCATTTCTCATCTCTATGTTGACCTAATGCTTGTTGGGTCAATGGCAATTTCAAGAGATGTTCTATGCACTTATACAATTTACCAAGGCCTAATAGACCATAGCAAATTGTTTCAACCTTTGacaaagatgatgatgatgatgatgatgaatccCATGATTTAAGCTTGTTGAGCTCTTCTTCTACTTGAATTGTGCTTGGATGTGATCTAGTTGGTAAACTAATAGATCTAACACCATATTTGCTAGAATGTTTAAAGGTAGCCATGGTTGCCCTTTTCATGATAAAGGGTAACCAAATTTTGTGATGGACTCAATGCTATAATACTAATAatcctcttctatttataccTATAGACATCTCAAGTGGGGAAAGGAGAGAAAGCCAAGGGTATCTTTCTGGCAATTGATGCTCATTTAATTTTGatctaaatatatattttttattctttctaaAATGTAGGCCGTTTTAATcttaattcttttaaaatttttctcttaaatatatttatttttttcagcCCTTatcattataaatattaaaaaaaaaactttatcttcttttgttgttgcaaatttttaaacttttttttagaTCTCTATATATTGCAACTTTGTACTATTAAATTTAGATGATAAAGACAAAAaattatcaataataaaaaataaaggtcaaaatcaattaaaaattggaccaaaattaaaaacacacacacacacacacatatatatatatatatatatatatatataaa
Above is a genomic segment from Arachis stenosperma cultivar V10309 chromosome 1, arast.V10309.gnm1.PFL2, whole genome shotgun sequence containing:
- the LOC130946466 gene encoding GDSL esterase/lipase At5g37690-like isoform X1, which codes for MKNMLIIIFLAAEAMVVGSRLLLNVVGYRDPAVPAVYIFGDSTFDVGTNNFLNDTKSKADMPFYGIDYSPSHSKPTGRFSNGYNTADCIVQLLGFKESPPPFLYLVQNDTEDFNTQILKGVNFAGGGAGILHHTGKKRFGRVISMEEQIEQFSRVGDNMTRYLNESAAKGIINKSLILISVGSNDINEFLMFNVSNSSSLIQQLQQFLPDLIASYQAHLTNLINLGGRKFGILGLAPLGSVPDVRGSYGGNSSNEINAVAQLFNYGLYYMLLDLNSSKFPEFNFSFGNTYSITTEMINNPASLGLSDVATACCGNQTLTGGTPCSPNATVCEFRHKFLFWDRHHPTEYGSQLAANDLFNGGSEFVSPFNLSTLVQTS
- the LOC130946466 gene encoding GDSL esterase/lipase At5g37690-like isoform X3: MKNMLIIIFLAAEAMVVGSRLLLNVVGYRDPAVPAVYIFGDSTFDVGTNNFLNDTKSKADMPFYGIDYSPSHSKPTGRFSNGYNTADCIVQLLGFKESPPPFLYLVQNDTEDFNTQILKGVNFAGGGAGILHHTGKKRFGRVISMEEQIEQFSRVGDNMTRYLNESAAKGIINKSLILISVGSNDINEFLMFNVSNSSSLIQQLQQFLPDLIASYQAHLTNLINLGGRKFGILGLAPLGSVPDVRGSYGLSDVATACCGNQTLTGGTPCSPNATVCEFRHKFLFWDRHHPTEYGSQLAANDLFNGGSEFVSPFNLSTLVQTS
- the LOC130946466 gene encoding GDSL esterase/lipase At5g08460-like isoform X2, yielding MKNMLIIIFLAAEAMVVGSRLLLNVVGYRDPAVPAVYIFGDSTFDVGTNNFLNDTKSKADMPFYGIDYSPSHSKPTGRFSNGYNTADCIVQLLGFKESPPPFLYLVQNDTEDFNTQILKGVNFAGGGAGILHHTGKKRFGRVISMEEQIEQFSRVGDNMTRYLNESAAKGIINKSLILISVGSNDINEFLMFNVSNSSSLIQQLQQFLPDLIASYQAHLTNLINLGGRKFGILGLAPLGSVPDVRGSYGGLSDVATACCGNQTLTGGTPCSPNATVCEFRHKFLFWDRHHPTEYGSQLAANDLFNGGSEFVSPFNLSTLVQTS
- the LOC130940958 gene encoding uncharacterized protein LOC130940958, which encodes MTTTGITGATSRAKRAMKLTLALLGLGFNTSKCKTAAKMAVARIKLLRNKREVVVRQMRRDIAMLLHSGQDATARIRVEHVMREQNILAANEFIELFCELVVSRLSIISKQRDCPTDLKEGIASLIFAAPRCSEIPELVSLKNIFEKKYGKDFVSAATDLRPSCGVNRQLIDKLSVRTPPGELKLKVLKEIAKEHQVEWDTAESEKELLKPPEELIEGPKTFVSASSFPTVIPTTNVSSESNKLITRFSGGERGSGDMHFEDSKAAAEAAAESAKKAIAAAEVAAYMAMKDHNNEAPQPYVYNNKLDNSNNMVHQSTIEEKMYRSRSLPRSEHKKDEDYSSPTEMYGSGNDYKRHSYHPTSAGHSDIKFDESDCDEEIEVEEPPSTLPPKRPPPSVPSSFLKQDSSVRVHPKLPDYDELAARFDALKFKKSQF
- the LOC130936617 gene encoding uncharacterized protein LOC130936617, with translation MKRATMATFKHSSKYGVRSISLPTRSHPSTIQVEEELNKLKSWDSSSSSSSSLSKVETICYGLLGLGKLYKCIEHLLKLPLTQQALGQHRDEKWVNEFLDCPLRFLDLLGKTRDSIMLMKSSVEDLQSSLRRRKIGNLDIEGYISSYWSLRRNIRKECTKNLLFLKQIDDGPFPPPPLDLDDNHLCALVRVLRESSLITSSIFQSLFVLLSSSILKSKPTKWAFVSRLVHKGVLISCNNNQQENVNALEKVDLSLCNLELTIMENLNKEEVGERIQSTNRSLEALVLGIQGIEEGLECLFKHLINTRVSFLNIISP